One genomic region from Uloborus diversus isolate 005 chromosome 2, Udiv.v.3.1, whole genome shotgun sequence encodes:
- the LOC129216963 gene encoding kxDL motif-containing protein CG10681-like, translating to MSQFSDNIGIGSTSSLNNLSAPVAFVQSLQHQVNEHDIHAIIQSQKHMLVRFEKTNEMLVNCNALLASRYTGASKELKKHISFLTDLKKDLDSVFRRIRFLKMKVSQQYPDSFAACNNKFNVLDEEEEQDEKENSLPKVANTPDINTTAASSSGSRGSSPCSVTSPSTSDSA from the exons ATGAGTCAATTTAGTGATAATATTGGCATAGGAAGTACGTCAAGTTTGAATAATTTATCAGCACCTGTAGCATTTGTGCAGTCACTACAACATCAAGTAAACGAACATGATATTCATGCTATAATTCAATCTCAAAAGCACAT GCTTGTTCGATTTGAAAAGACTAATGAAATGCTAGTGAATTGCAATGCTCTCTTAGCTTCTCGTTATACTGGTGCAAGCAAGgagttgaaaaaacatatttcatttctTACAGATCTGAAGAAAGACCTTGACTCAGTATTCAGACGAATCAG atttttgaaaatgaaggtcTCTCAACAGTACCCAGATTCTTTTGCAG CATGCAACAATAAATTCAATGTTCTTGATGAAGAAGAAGAACAGGATGAAAAGGAGAATTCACTCCCAAAGGTGGCTAATACCCCTGACATAAACACTACAGCTGCTAGTAGTTCTGGAAGCAGAGGAAGTTCTCCTTGCTCAGTTACTTCGCCATCTACTTCAGACAGTGCATAG
- the LOC129216962 gene encoding probable proline--tRNA ligase, mitochondrial, translating to MVFNQVLKNSRHPKLMSQILRFREPVPKEKGSNASTSKSLKLMLNEGFIKPVSPGLLSLMPLAVRSLEKLICLVDAFMANVNGQKVLFPSLVQRSLMKASGRWDNNSNLFKLTDRSQNAYCLGATHEEIATSLLSHLNISYKILPLRLYQISSKFRDELNPKLGLLRGREFIMKDMYTYDANEENSEKTYVEICDAYEKLFNSLEIEFVKVVGSSGDIGGHSSHEFHVPSHIGEDEILVCPKCKTGYNIEVLSSDKNPKCISCGLEFDRKNAIEIGHAFLLGTTYSKPFDANYNSSNHSYELLQMGCYGLGLSRILAASIESLSTVDNIRWPLPLAPFQLCIIVPKKGSKEEPVTPFAVHLAECLNKIDWLNNNIVIDERTNLTIGKRLQDASAIGIPFVIVVAGSALEEVPKVEVVDVYNSQTMFLTHKEILYYFRSKSLLNFQF from the coding sequence ATGGTGttcaatcaagttttaaaaaactcaaggcATCCTAAATTGATGTCTCAAATTTTGCGTTTCAGAGAGCCAGTTCCCAAAGAGAAGGGAAGTAATGCATCAACCAGCAAGAGTCTGAAACTGATGTTGAATGAAGGCTTTATTAAGCCTGTTAGTCCTGGCTTGTTAAGTCTCATGCCTCTTGCTGTTAGATCTTTGGAAAAATTGATTTGTTTAGTTGATGCTTTCATGGCAAACGTTAATGGCCAAAAGGTTTTATTTCCATCATTAGTTCAACGGTCGCTGATGAAAGCATCCGGTCGTTGGGACAACAAttctaatttgtttaagttaacaGATCGAAGTCAAAATGCATACTGTCTTGGTGCCACCCATGAGGAAATTGCCACTAGTTTACTATCTCATTTGAACATTTCATATAAGATTCTGCCGCTTCGTTTGTATCAAATATCATCCAAGTTCAGAGATGAATTGAACCCGAAATTGGGTCTCTTGCGAGGTCGAGAATTTATCATGAAGGATATGTATACATATGATGCCAATGAAGAGAATTCTGAAAAGACGTATGTAGAAATTTGTGACGCttatgaaaaacttttcaattcttTAGAAATTGAATTTGTGAAAGTGGTTGGATCAAGTGGAGATATAGGTGGGCATAGTTCTCATGAGTTCCATGTACCATCCCATATTGGGGAAGATGAAATTTTAGTTTGTCCTAAGTGCAAAACGGGATATAACATTGAAGTATTAAGTAGTGATAAAAATCCAAAATGCATCTCTTGTGGTTTAGAATTTGACAGAAAGAATGCCATAGAGATTGGACATGCTTTCTTGCTAGGTACAACATATTCAAAACCATTTGATGCGAACTATAATTCCTCAAATCATTCTTACGAATTGTTGCAAATGGGTTGTTATGGACTGGGTTTGAGTAGAATACTTGCTGCATCTATTGAAAGTTTGTCAACAGTAGATAACATTCGATGGCCATTGCCCCTTGCACCTtttcaactttgcataattgttccAAAGAAGGGAAGTAAAGAAGAACCTGTCACTCCTTTTGCTGTTCATCTTGCAGAGTGTTTGAATAAAATTGACTGGTTGAATAACAATATAGTGATTGATGAAAGAACAAATTTGACGATTGGGAAACGTTTGCAAGATGCATCTGCAATAGGAATACCATTTGTGATTGTTGTAGCAGGTTCTGCTCTGGAAGAAGTGCCGAAAGTTGAAGTTGTTGATGTGTATAATTCTCAAACAATGTTTTTAACTCACAAGGAAATATTGTACTATTTTAGGTCAAAAAGCttgttgaattttcaattttaa